A genomic stretch from Xiphophorus maculatus strain JP 163 A chromosome 16, X_maculatus-5.0-male, whole genome shotgun sequence includes:
- the mapk8ip3 gene encoding C-Jun-amino-terminal kinase-interacting protein 3 isoform X10 produces MMEIDEVVYQDDYGSGTVMSERVSGLANSIYREFERLIHSYDEEVVKELMPLVVNVLENLDAVLTENQEHEVELELLKEDNEQLITQYEREKALRKQAEEKFIEFEDSLEADKKELQMQVELLELQGKQLELKTKNYSDQITRLEEREAEMKKEYNALHQRHTEMIQTYVEHIERSKLQQPGGNSQSEGPGCGRTHRHTWRKSKAERPPSLSLYPGGEGMVRGGHGGARMMPGTDIWQVSGLGHSTFSSASQEDESESDSVAATPSSTGSKSNTPTSSVPSATITPINEGFPPHCDFDTMRAGNRRKGAKRLSRNMEVQVSQETRNVSIGMGSSDEWSEFQEIIDSTPELEMGMDSRVYGGGNSPSQGIVNEAFGINTDSLYHEIKDAKSDIIGDVDAGAELLGEFSGMGKEVENLLTENKQLLETKNALNIVKNDLIAKVDELSSEQEVLKEELEAVRQSKNKVDARIKELEEEIKRLRAEASRDSKDEVGDDFSSPMQDGDMSMTQRRRFTRVEMARVLMERNQYKERLMELQEAVRWTEMIRASRESPPIQEKKKSTIWQFFARLFSSSSSPPPVKRPYSSVNIHYKSPSPAFNQRRSHTMCQISTSNRTLEFFPEDDSAMMARREQRREQYRQVREHMRRDDGIMQACGWSVPSRLKQTNEKEDNRMKNVPVPVYCRPLVEKDPNRKLWCAAGVDLTGWRVSSQEAAPPKAPSGSGDPLQTEEDRADKKNTSPEKRKSKELQETDSMNSRVWILTSTHSASKVVIIDANQPGSLVDQFNVCNAHVLCISSVPAASESDYPAGEIVLDPGDGGAGGGEDMGGVEGMLAGITLVGCATNCSVARSNCSSRTDTPIVDKGQAPAAPPMNGKIHPAQSAEEATEATEVSESTASQPEMGSGRPGPFTEHVFTDPQPRPADDRNAGQSKDESSQPAESEEGGEETKNYTSVAPTMWLGAQNSWLYVHSAVGNWKKCLHSIKLKDSVLSLVHVKGRVLVALADGTLAIFHRSEDGLWDLSNYHLMDLGRPHHSIRCMAVVHDKVWCGYKNKIHVIQPKSMQIEKSFDAHPRRESQVRQLAWIGDGVWVSIRLDSTLRLYHAHTHQHLQDVDIEPYVSKMLGTGKLGFSFVRITALLIGGNRLWVGTGNGVIISIPLTETVVLHRGQLLGLRANKVSPTSSGGVIHVYGDDSSEKSTGSFIPYCSMAQAQLCFHGHRDAVKFFVSVPGNVLATLNGSVLDSPSEGQSTAAPTETEAQSVQNVLVLSGGEGYIDFRIGDGEDDETEEGDSGGGASQMKPALSKAERSHIIVWQVSYVPE; encoded by the exons AAATTCATTGAATTTGAGGACAGTCTGGAGGCAGACAAAAAGGAGCTGCAGATGCAGGTGGAGCTTTTGGAGCTTCAGGGGAAGCAGCTGGAGCTGAAGACGAAGAACTACTCCGACCAGA TCACTCGTCTTGAGGAGCGTGAGGCAGAGATGAAGAAGGAGTATAATGCTCTTCATCAGCGCCACACCGAG ATGATCCAGACGTACGTAGAGCACATAGAGCGGTCCAAACTGCAGCAACCAGGGGgtaacagccaatcagaaggcCCCGGCTGTGGACGAAC TCATCGCCACACATGGAGGAAAAG CAAAGCGGAGCGCCCGCCGTCGCTGAGCCTGTACCCTGGTGGCGAGGGCATGGTACGTGGGGGTCACGGGGGGGCTAGGATGATGCCCGGGACAGACATCTGGCAGGTCAGCGGGCTCGGCCATTCCACCTTCAGCTCCGCCTCTCAG GAGGACGAATCGGAGTCTGACTCGGTTGCAGCCACACCCAGCAGCACAGGAAGCAAGTCCAACACGCCCACCTCCTCCGTCCCCTCCGCCACCATCACCCCCATCAACGAGGGCTTCCCCCCGCACTGCGACTTCGACACGATGCGCGCCGGGAACCGCAGGAAAGGCGCCAAGCGTCTCAGTCGCAACATGGAGGTGCAGGTTTCCCAGGAAACCAGGAACGTCAGCATCG GTATGGGAAGCAGTGACGAATGGTCCGAATTTCAGGAAATTATCGACTCCACCCCAGAGCTGGAGATGGGAATGGATTCCAGGGTTTATGGAGGTGGAAACAG TCCTTCTCAAGGGATTGTTAACGAGGCATTCGGCATCAACACGGACTCACTGTACCACGAGATCAAAGACGCAAAGTCGGACATCATCGGGGACGTCGACGCCGGTGCCGAGCTGCTGG GCGAGTTCTCAG GGATGGGAAAGGAGGTGGAAAATCTTCTGACGGAGAACAAACAGCTTCTAGAGACCAA AAACGCTCTGAACATTGTAAAAAACGATCTTATCGCCAAAGTGGACGAGCTGTCGAGTGAGCAGGAGGTGCtgaaggaggagctggaggcgGTGCGGCAGTCCAAGAACAAGGTGGACGCCAGAATCAAGGAGCTGGAAGAAGAAATCAAGAG GTTAAGAGCAGAAGCATCTCGGGACTCCAAAGACGAAGTTGGTGATGAC TTTTCGTCGCCCATGCAGGACGGGGACATGTCGATGACCCAGCGGCGCCGCTTCACTCGGGTGGAGATGGCCCGTGTGCTGATGGAGCGGAACCAGTACAAAGAGAGGctgatggagctgcaggaggCGGTGCGATGGACAGAGATGATCAG GGCTTCTAGGGAGAGTCCGCCCATCCAGGAGAAGAAGAAGTCCACCATCTGGCAGTT CTTTGCACGCCTCTTCAGCTCCTCGTCCAGCCCTCCTCCCGTCAAGCGACCTTACTCCAGCGTCAACATCCACTACAAGTCGCCCTCGCCGGCGTTCAACCAGCGGCGCAGTCACACCATGTGCCAGATCTCCACCTCCAACCGCACGCTGGAGTTCTTCCCTGAAGA TGACTCGGCAATGATGGCGCGCCGAGAGCAGCGGCGTGAGCAGTACAGGCAGGTGCGAGAGCACATGCGCCGTGACGACGGCATCATGCAGGCCTGTGGCTGGAGCGTGCCATCTCGCCTCAAGCAG ACCAATGAGAAAGAGGATAACCGCATGAAGAATGTGCCTGTTCCGGTGTACTGTCGCCCTCTGGTGGAGAAAGACCCCAACAGGAAG TTGTGGTGCGCAGCGGGAGTCGACCTGACAGGATGGAGAGTCAGCAGCCAGGAGGCGGCGCCACCCAAAGCACCATCAGGCAGCGGTGACCCCCTGCAGACTGAGGAGGACCGAGCGGACAAGAAGAACACGTCACCTGAGAAGAGGAAG TCTAAGGAGCTCCAGGAGACAGACAGCATGAACAGTCGAGTGTGGATCCTCACCAGCACCCACTCTGCCAGCAAGGTGGTCATCATCGACGCCAACCAGCCTGGTTCTCTGGTCGACCAGTTCAACGTCTGCAACGCACACGTGCTCTGCATCTCCAGTGTGCCAG CTGCCAGCGAGAGTGATTATCCAGCAGGAGAAATCGTGTTGGATCCAGGTgatggaggagcaggaggaggagaggacaTGGGAGGCGTGGAGGGCATGTTGGCTGGCATCACGCTGGTTGGCTGTGCCACGAACTGCAGTGTTGCCCGTAGCAACTGCTCCTCGCGTACAGACACACCCATAGTGGATAAAGGACAAG ccCCCGCCGCTCCCCCCATGAACGGGAAGATTCACCCCGCCCAGTCAGCCGAGGAAGCCACGGAGGCCACGGAGGTTTCTGAATCCACAGCCAGCCAGCCGGAGATGGGGTCCGGACGCCCGGGGCCCTTCACCGAGCACGTCTTCACTGATCCTCAGCCTCGTCCGGCAGATGATAG GAACGCGGGCCAGTCCAAAGACGAATCGTCTCAGCCGGCAGAGTCTGAGGAAGGAGGGGAAGAAACCAAAAACTACACCAGCGTGGCCCCCACCATGTGGCTCGGGGCGCAGAACAGCTG GCTTTATGTCCACTCTGCCGTCGGAAACTGGAAGAAGTGTCTCCACTCCATCAAACTCAAAGACTCGGTTCTCAGTCTGGT GCACGTGAAAGGTCGTGTGCTGGTCGCCCTCGCTGACGGGACGCTCGCCATATTCCACCGATCAGAAG ACGGCCTGTGGGACCTGTCCAACTATCACCTCATGGACCTCGGCCGGCCTCATCACTCCATCCGCTGCATGGCGGTCGTCCACGATAAGGTCTGGTGCGGCTACAAGAACAAGATTCATGTCATTCAGCCCAAAAGCATGCAGATCGAG AAGTCGTTCGACGCCCACCCCCGGAGGGAGAGCCAGGTGCGGCAGCTGGCCTGGATCGGTGACGGCGTGTGGGTCTCGATCCGGTTAGACTCCACCCTGCGTCTGTACCACGCGCACACGCACCAGCACCTCCAGGATGTGGACATTGAGCCATACGTCAGCAAAATGTTGG GTACCGGCAAGCTGGGCTTCTCGTTTGTGCGGATCACGGCCCTGCTGATTGGTGGAAACCGTCTCTGGGTGGGGACAGGAAACGGCGTGATCATCTCCATCCCGCTGACAGAGA CGGTGGTTCTTCACCGGGGACAGCTGCTGGGTTTGAGGG CCAATAAAGTGTCTCCTACGTCCTCTGGCGGGGTGATCCATGTGTATGGCGATGACAGCTCTGAGAAGAGCACCGGCAGCTTCATCCCCTACTGCTCCATGGCCCAAGcgcagctgtgtttccatggaCACCGTGATGCTGTCAAGTTCTTCGTATCCGTACCAG gtAATGTTTTGGCCACCTTAAACGGCAGCGTTCTGGACAGTCCATCCGAAGGTCAGAGCACCGCAGCACCCACAGAGACGGAGGCGCAGAGCGTCCAGAACGTGCTGGTGCTGAGCGGAGGAGAGGGCTACATCGACTTCCGCATAG gTGATGGGGAGGATGATGAGACGGAGGAAGGTGACAGCGGCGGTGGTGCTTCGCAGATGAAACCTGCTTTGAGCAAAGCTGAGCGAAGCCACATCATCGTCTGGCAGGTGTCCTACGTGCCGGAGTGA
- the mapk8ip3 gene encoding C-Jun-amino-terminal kinase-interacting protein 3 isoform X15 encodes MMEIDEVVYQDDYGSGTVMSERVSGLANSIYREFERLIHSYDEEVVKELMPLVVNVLENLDAVLTENQEHEVELELLKEDNEQLITQYEREKALRKQAEEKFIEFEDSLEADKKELQMQVELLELQGKQLELKTKNYSDQITRLEEREAEMKKEYNALHQRHTEMIQTYVEHIERSKLQQPGGNSQSEGPGCGRTHRHTWRKSKAERPPSLSLYPGGEGMVRGGHGGARMMPGTDIWQVSGLGHSTFSSASQEDESESDSVAATPSSTGSKSNTPTSSVPSATITPINEGFPPHCDFDTMRAGNRRKGAKRLSRNMEVQVSQETRNVSIGMGSSDEWSEFQEIIDSTPELEMGMDSRVYGGGNSPSQGIVNEAFGINTDSLYHEIKDAKSDIIGDVDAGAELLGEFSVRDDFFGMGKEVENLLTENKQLLETKNALNIVKNDLIAKVDELSSEQEVLKEELEAVRQSKNKVDARIKELEEEIKRLRAEASRDSKDEVGDDFSSPMQDGDMSMTQRRRFTRVEMARVLMERNQYKERLMELQEAVRWTEMIRASRESPPIQEKKKSTIWQFFARLFSSSSSPPPVKRPYSSVNIHYKSPSPAFNQRRSHTMCQISTSNRTLEFFPEDDSAMMARREQRREQYRQVREHMRRDDGIMQACGWSVPSRLKQTGGQTDGAKDSPLKRQQTNEKEDNRMKNVPVPVYCRPLVEKDPNRKLWCAAGVDLTGWRVSSQEAAPPKAPSGSGDPLQTEEDRADKKNTSPEKRKSKELQETDSMNSRVWILTSTHSASKVVIIDANQPGSLVDQFNVCNAHVLCISSVPAASESDYPAGEIVLDPGDGGAGGGEDMGGVEGMLAGITLVGCATNCSVARSNCSSRTDTPIVDKGQAPAAPPMNGKIHPAQSAEEATEATEVSESTASQPEMGSGRPGPFTEHVFTDPQPRPADDRNAGQSKDESSQPAESEEGGEETKNYTSVAPTMWLGAQNSWLYVHSAVGNWKKCLHSIKLKDSVLSLVHVKGRVLVALADGTLAIFHRSEDGLWDLSNYHLMDLGRPHHSIRCMAVVHDKVWCGYKNKIHVIQPKSMQIEKSFDAHPRRESQVRQLAWIGDGVWVSIRLDSTLRLYHAHTHQHLQDVDIEPYVSKMLGTGKLGFSFVRITALLIGGNRLWVGTGNGVIISIPLTETNKVSPTSSGGVIHVYGDDSSEKSTGSFIPYCSMAQAQLCFHGHRDAVKFFVSVPGNVLATLNGSVLDSPSEGQSTAAPTETEAQSVQNVLVLSGGEGYIDFRIGDGEDDETEEGDSGGGASQMKPALSKAERSHIIVWQVSYVPE; translated from the exons AAATTCATTGAATTTGAGGACAGTCTGGAGGCAGACAAAAAGGAGCTGCAGATGCAGGTGGAGCTTTTGGAGCTTCAGGGGAAGCAGCTGGAGCTGAAGACGAAGAACTACTCCGACCAGA TCACTCGTCTTGAGGAGCGTGAGGCAGAGATGAAGAAGGAGTATAATGCTCTTCATCAGCGCCACACCGAG ATGATCCAGACGTACGTAGAGCACATAGAGCGGTCCAAACTGCAGCAACCAGGGGgtaacagccaatcagaaggcCCCGGCTGTGGACGAAC TCATCGCCACACATGGAGGAAAAG CAAAGCGGAGCGCCCGCCGTCGCTGAGCCTGTACCCTGGTGGCGAGGGCATGGTACGTGGGGGTCACGGGGGGGCTAGGATGATGCCCGGGACAGACATCTGGCAGGTCAGCGGGCTCGGCCATTCCACCTTCAGCTCCGCCTCTCAG GAGGACGAATCGGAGTCTGACTCGGTTGCAGCCACACCCAGCAGCACAGGAAGCAAGTCCAACACGCCCACCTCCTCCGTCCCCTCCGCCACCATCACCCCCATCAACGAGGGCTTCCCCCCGCACTGCGACTTCGACACGATGCGCGCCGGGAACCGCAGGAAAGGCGCCAAGCGTCTCAGTCGCAACATGGAGGTGCAGGTTTCCCAGGAAACCAGGAACGTCAGCATCG GTATGGGAAGCAGTGACGAATGGTCCGAATTTCAGGAAATTATCGACTCCACCCCAGAGCTGGAGATGGGAATGGATTCCAGGGTTTATGGAGGTGGAAACAG TCCTTCTCAAGGGATTGTTAACGAGGCATTCGGCATCAACACGGACTCACTGTACCACGAGATCAAAGACGCAAAGTCGGACATCATCGGGGACGTCGACGCCGGTGCCGAGCTGCTGG GCGAGTTCTCAG TCCGTGACGATTTCTTCG GGATGGGAAAGGAGGTGGAAAATCTTCTGACGGAGAACAAACAGCTTCTAGAGACCAA AAACGCTCTGAACATTGTAAAAAACGATCTTATCGCCAAAGTGGACGAGCTGTCGAGTGAGCAGGAGGTGCtgaaggaggagctggaggcgGTGCGGCAGTCCAAGAACAAGGTGGACGCCAGAATCAAGGAGCTGGAAGAAGAAATCAAGAG GTTAAGAGCAGAAGCATCTCGGGACTCCAAAGACGAAGTTGGTGATGAC TTTTCGTCGCCCATGCAGGACGGGGACATGTCGATGACCCAGCGGCGCCGCTTCACTCGGGTGGAGATGGCCCGTGTGCTGATGGAGCGGAACCAGTACAAAGAGAGGctgatggagctgcaggaggCGGTGCGATGGACAGAGATGATCAG GGCTTCTAGGGAGAGTCCGCCCATCCAGGAGAAGAAGAAGTCCACCATCTGGCAGTT CTTTGCACGCCTCTTCAGCTCCTCGTCCAGCCCTCCTCCCGTCAAGCGACCTTACTCCAGCGTCAACATCCACTACAAGTCGCCCTCGCCGGCGTTCAACCAGCGGCGCAGTCACACCATGTGCCAGATCTCCACCTCCAACCGCACGCTGGAGTTCTTCCCTGAAGA TGACTCGGCAATGATGGCGCGCCGAGAGCAGCGGCGTGAGCAGTACAGGCAGGTGCGAGAGCACATGCGCCGTGACGACGGCATCATGCAGGCCTGTGGCTGGAGCGTGCCATCTCGCCTCAAGCAG ACTGGTGGTCAGACGGACGGCGCTAAGGACAGCCCGCTGAAGAGACAACAG ACCAATGAGAAAGAGGATAACCGCATGAAGAATGTGCCTGTTCCGGTGTACTGTCGCCCTCTGGTGGAGAAAGACCCCAACAGGAAG TTGTGGTGCGCAGCGGGAGTCGACCTGACAGGATGGAGAGTCAGCAGCCAGGAGGCGGCGCCACCCAAAGCACCATCAGGCAGCGGTGACCCCCTGCAGACTGAGGAGGACCGAGCGGACAAGAAGAACACGTCACCTGAGAAGAGGAAG TCTAAGGAGCTCCAGGAGACAGACAGCATGAACAGTCGAGTGTGGATCCTCACCAGCACCCACTCTGCCAGCAAGGTGGTCATCATCGACGCCAACCAGCCTGGTTCTCTGGTCGACCAGTTCAACGTCTGCAACGCACACGTGCTCTGCATCTCCAGTGTGCCAG CTGCCAGCGAGAGTGATTATCCAGCAGGAGAAATCGTGTTGGATCCAGGTgatggaggagcaggaggaggagaggacaTGGGAGGCGTGGAGGGCATGTTGGCTGGCATCACGCTGGTTGGCTGTGCCACGAACTGCAGTGTTGCCCGTAGCAACTGCTCCTCGCGTACAGACACACCCATAGTGGATAAAGGACAAG ccCCCGCCGCTCCCCCCATGAACGGGAAGATTCACCCCGCCCAGTCAGCCGAGGAAGCCACGGAGGCCACGGAGGTTTCTGAATCCACAGCCAGCCAGCCGGAGATGGGGTCCGGACGCCCGGGGCCCTTCACCGAGCACGTCTTCACTGATCCTCAGCCTCGTCCGGCAGATGATAG GAACGCGGGCCAGTCCAAAGACGAATCGTCTCAGCCGGCAGAGTCTGAGGAAGGAGGGGAAGAAACCAAAAACTACACCAGCGTGGCCCCCACCATGTGGCTCGGGGCGCAGAACAGCTG GCTTTATGTCCACTCTGCCGTCGGAAACTGGAAGAAGTGTCTCCACTCCATCAAACTCAAAGACTCGGTTCTCAGTCTGGT GCACGTGAAAGGTCGTGTGCTGGTCGCCCTCGCTGACGGGACGCTCGCCATATTCCACCGATCAGAAG ACGGCCTGTGGGACCTGTCCAACTATCACCTCATGGACCTCGGCCGGCCTCATCACTCCATCCGCTGCATGGCGGTCGTCCACGATAAGGTCTGGTGCGGCTACAAGAACAAGATTCATGTCATTCAGCCCAAAAGCATGCAGATCGAG AAGTCGTTCGACGCCCACCCCCGGAGGGAGAGCCAGGTGCGGCAGCTGGCCTGGATCGGTGACGGCGTGTGGGTCTCGATCCGGTTAGACTCCACCCTGCGTCTGTACCACGCGCACACGCACCAGCACCTCCAGGATGTGGACATTGAGCCATACGTCAGCAAAATGTTGG GTACCGGCAAGCTGGGCTTCTCGTTTGTGCGGATCACGGCCCTGCTGATTGGTGGAAACCGTCTCTGGGTGGGGACAGGAAACGGCGTGATCATCTCCATCCCGCTGACAGAGA CCAATAAAGTGTCTCCTACGTCCTCTGGCGGGGTGATCCATGTGTATGGCGATGACAGCTCTGAGAAGAGCACCGGCAGCTTCATCCCCTACTGCTCCATGGCCCAAGcgcagctgtgtttccatggaCACCGTGATGCTGTCAAGTTCTTCGTATCCGTACCAG gtAATGTTTTGGCCACCTTAAACGGCAGCGTTCTGGACAGTCCATCCGAAGGTCAGAGCACCGCAGCACCCACAGAGACGGAGGCGCAGAGCGTCCAGAACGTGCTGGTGCTGAGCGGAGGAGAGGGCTACATCGACTTCCGCATAG gTGATGGGGAGGATGATGAGACGGAGGAAGGTGACAGCGGCGGTGGTGCTTCGCAGATGAAACCTGCTTTGAGCAAAGCTGAGCGAAGCCACATCATCGTCTGGCAGGTGTCCTACGTGCCGGAGTGA